Proteins from a genomic interval of Sporolactobacillus sp. Y61:
- a CDS encoding HAD-IA family hydrolase: MHILWDFDGTLFNTYPIYQKLMKEVLPDRSEQEILAHIKISFTHAFSYFHMTVSQIRAFRDLMHQVPAKAVQPFDGLENVLSSAEKHVIMTHNNRHDVLQVLKYHQLDSYFNDIVAYEDGFPKKPDPASYVYLDRKYGIDLVIGDRLLDIISGRKIGSRTCLFQNRQPGADFYLEDYREFFNVINNNF, encoded by the coding sequence ATGCATATACTATGGGATTTTGATGGTACACTTTTTAACACCTATCCGATCTATCAGAAGTTGATGAAGGAGGTCCTGCCCGACCGGTCTGAACAAGAAATTCTCGCCCATATTAAAATTTCATTCACCCACGCCTTCAGCTATTTCCACATGACGGTGTCACAGATCCGAGCGTTCCGTGACCTCATGCACCAGGTCCCCGCGAAAGCAGTCCAGCCTTTCGATGGCCTGGAAAATGTCCTGTCCTCTGCCGAAAAGCATGTCATCATGACACACAACAACCGACATGATGTGCTCCAGGTACTGAAATATCATCAGCTTGATTCATATTTCAATGATATCGTCGCCTATGAGGACGGATTTCCTAAAAAACCGGACCCCGCTTCCTATGTTTATCTCGACAGAAAATACGGCATCGATCTCGTGATCGGTGACCGGTTGCTTGACATTATTTCCGGGCGAAAAATTGGAAGCAGGACCTGTCTCTTCCAGAACAGACAACCCGGAGCAGATTTTTATCTGGAGGATTACCGGGAGTTTTTCAATGTCATAAATAACAATTTTTAA
- a CDS encoding DNA methyltransferase yields MLNTIDFLPRTPKRSHLNKKGKSGFYDYYAGYSSEFVEDVLNFWNLPHASVILDPWNGSGTTTNVAAAHGYKALGFDINPVMLIVAKSREISPSAASRLEFFKRLIIERYNSHRSNQFPYSDPLEGWLTLETSTAIRNIEALIQTIIIKHKTPFLLYHNLGELKNLSAEASFFYVGLFRLLREISLPLRSSNPTWIKRPKLGERKISISDNSILEIFQDQVEELIELLHQEQNINGPRQVRLDIAMSENLPLEDKSVNAIVTSPPYCTRIDYAVLTSLELGLLGCSQKEMKHLRQNFMGTPVISKTKPVVSQKWGQGCLKIIDAIGNHESKASQTYYLRTYLQYFDSLNHSLRELNRVLKNDGQCVLVVQNSYYKNVYINLAEIIKDMTEPFHWEIVQIFDYLSPQNMLQINSKSKKYRVDGKEKEFVLFFKKEGSDD; encoded by the coding sequence ATGTTGAATACTATAGATTTTCTACCAAGGACCCCAAAAAGAAGTCATTTAAACAAGAAGGGGAAAAGCGGCTTCTATGATTATTATGCAGGATATTCATCAGAATTCGTTGAGGATGTCCTTAATTTCTGGAATCTTCCACATGCTTCAGTCATTCTGGATCCATGGAATGGGAGCGGAACCACAACGAATGTTGCGGCAGCTCATGGATACAAAGCACTTGGGTTTGACATTAATCCAGTCATGCTGATTGTAGCAAAATCCAGAGAGATCTCACCTTCTGCTGCGTCAAGGCTGGAGTTTTTTAAAAGGTTAATTATCGAGAGATATAATTCACATCGTTCCAATCAGTTTCCGTACTCCGACCCGCTCGAAGGTTGGCTGACTCTTGAAACGAGTACAGCGATTCGCAACATTGAAGCTTTGATCCAGACGATCATTATCAAGCATAAAACTCCTTTTCTGCTTTATCATAATCTGGGGGAATTAAAAAACCTGTCAGCTGAAGCCTCTTTTTTTTATGTTGGTCTTTTCCGGTTGCTCAGAGAAATTTCTCTCCCGCTTCGCTCCTCGAATCCCACTTGGATTAAAAGGCCAAAATTGGGTGAGCGGAAAATCAGTATAAGTGACAATAGCATACTTGAGATTTTCCAAGATCAGGTAGAAGAGCTCATTGAGTTACTTCATCAGGAACAGAACATAAATGGACCGCGACAAGTTCGATTAGATATCGCCATGTCTGAAAATCTTCCACTTGAAGACAAATCGGTCAATGCCATTGTAACCTCCCCACCTTATTGCACGAGAATCGACTATGCTGTATTAACCAGTCTTGAACTTGGTCTCCTGGGGTGTAGTCAGAAGGAAATGAAACATCTTCGTCAAAACTTCATGGGCACTCCTGTGATCAGTAAAACAAAGCCCGTCGTGAGTCAAAAGTGGGGACAAGGCTGTCTGAAGATTATAGACGCAATTGGAAATCACGAATCTAAAGCGTCGCAGACGTATTATTTAAGAACATATCTTCAATATTTTGATTCGCTGAACCATTCTTTGAGAGAACTGAATCGCGTTCTGAAAAATGATGGTCAGTGTGTGCTTGTGGTCCAGAATTCATATTACAAGAATGTTTATATCAATCTGGCTGAAATTATTAAGGATATGACTGAACCTTTCCACTGGGAAATCGTTCAGATATTTGACTATTTATCACCTCAAAATATGCTTCAGATTAATTCAAAAAGCAAAAAATACAGGGTGGACGGAAAAGAAAAAGAATTTGTACTTTTTTTCAAAAAGGAGGGATCCGATGACTAA
- a CDS encoding DUF262 domain-containing protein has protein sequence MTNRGKSAPVELIEKVDSKIEMVRTRSLDLSFNELLDMYQSEELEIAPEYQRLFRWSEEKQSQFIESLILEMPIPPIYVIETEEGVYELIDGLQRISSYLHFRGALKDSDFLRLIDCDIVTELNGYTYDELPKALQIKLKRNFIRVEVIRKGSDQRLRYYMFKRLNTGGELLSEQELRNCTIRLLDERFNDFIIELSRNKDFKACMTHLSAQNFNLKIDQEYVLKFFAFKNDREHYQKNIASFVTSYMEGVSYSPGEEEHIPFDYQKEKAIFNKTFAVLHSSLGEYAFARVNNHGNWVSSVSPTHFDAITLGIQPYIEELNAEDPRQMGHLNQLLKQIKQNSDFLNATLGGGKNTRSYLEQRIKLVEERVGEWLRGSGKTS, from the coding sequence ATGACTAATCGTGGAAAATCAGCACCAGTTGAACTAATTGAAAAAGTTGACTCAAAAATTGAAATGGTAAGAACTCGAAGCCTTGACCTTTCTTTTAACGAACTACTGGATATGTACCAAAGCGAGGAATTAGAGATTGCTCCGGAATATCAAAGGTTATTTAGATGGTCAGAAGAAAAGCAGTCTCAATTTATTGAATCACTCATTCTTGAAATGCCGATACCCCCAATATATGTTATTGAAACCGAGGAAGGCGTTTATGAACTGATTGACGGCTTACAGCGTATTTCCTCCTATCTGCATTTTCGCGGTGCTCTGAAAGATTCTGATTTTTTACGTCTGATTGACTGTGATATTGTTACCGAATTGAATGGTTACACGTATGACGAACTGCCAAAGGCCTTACAAATCAAATTAAAAAGAAACTTTATCCGGGTAGAAGTTATTAGAAAAGGCAGCGATCAGCGCCTTCGTTACTATATGTTTAAACGGCTCAATACTGGCGGGGAGTTGCTGAGTGAACAGGAATTAAGAAATTGTACCATTCGTTTATTGGATGAAAGGTTCAATGATTTCATTATTGAATTGAGCCGGAATAAAGATTTCAAGGCCTGTATGACGCACCTTTCGGCCCAAAATTTTAATTTGAAAATTGATCAGGAATATGTGTTAAAGTTTTTTGCTTTTAAAAATGATCGGGAACATTATCAAAAAAACATTGCCTCTTTTGTCACTTCATACATGGAAGGTGTTTCTTACTCTCCTGGCGAAGAGGAACACATTCCTTTTGATTATCAGAAAGAGAAAGCTATCTTTAACAAGACATTTGCTGTTCTTCATTCATCTCTTGGAGAATATGCTTTTGCCCGTGTTAACAATCATGGAAACTGGGTGTCCTCTGTTTCGCCGACCCATTTTGATGCGATAACACTTGGTATTCAGCCGTACATTGAGGAACTAAACGCAGAAGACCCCCGGCAAATGGGGCATCTCAATCAATTGTTGAAACAGATCAAACAGAACTCTGACTTTTTGAACGCAACTCTTGGCGGCGGTAAAAATACCAGAAGTTATCTTGAACAGCGCATTAAACTCGTGGAGGAGAGAGTTGGTGAGTGGCTTCGTGGATCAGGAAAAACTTCTTGA
- a CDS encoding MAE_28990/MAE_18760 family HEPN-like nuclease: MSGFVDQEKLLDKRAQLEEELTWRADEIRLLRNQLSYIEFEKDQNRFRKALLVMLYSHYEGFCSIAFQIYIAAINEEHLKRSEVNHFLAASSMIEAFDAYEDDNIKPRHYKKIFKKTLPDKNNLQKFARQIDFVDSFSDLWTQNVYIPDDIVDTESNLWPIVLKKLLYRLGLPCNYFEDQECYIHELVNRRNGIAHGRDKEGITADIYNHIEKSTFSIMERVINLIIDALKKGIYLVPSS, from the coding sequence GTGAGTGGCTTCGTGGATCAGGAAAAACTTCTTGATAAAAGGGCACAGCTGGAAGAGGAACTGACTTGGAGAGCTGATGAAATTCGACTGCTGCGAAATCAACTCTCATATATTGAATTCGAGAAAGATCAGAATCGTTTTCGCAAAGCATTACTTGTTATGCTTTATTCTCACTACGAAGGATTTTGTTCGATAGCTTTTCAGATATATATTGCCGCTATTAATGAGGAACATCTAAAACGAAGCGAGGTCAATCATTTTCTCGCTGCTTCATCTATGATTGAAGCATTTGATGCTTATGAGGATGATAACATCAAACCCCGGCACTATAAAAAAATTTTTAAGAAGACATTACCTGATAAAAACAATCTGCAGAAATTCGCCCGACAGATCGACTTTGTCGACAGTTTCTCTGACTTATGGACGCAGAACGTATATATTCCGGATGATATCGTCGATACAGAATCTAATCTTTGGCCGATTGTGCTGAAAAAGCTTCTTTATCGACTTGGACTGCCCTGTAATTATTTTGAGGATCAGGAGTGTTATATTCATGAATTGGTAAATCGCAGAAACGGAATTGCCCATGGACGGGATAAGGAAGGGATTACGGCAGATATATATAACCACATTGAGAAGTCTACATTTTCAATTATGGAACGTGTGATTAACTTGATCATTGATGCATTGAAGAAAGGAATTTACCTCGTTCCTTCTTCTTAA
- a CDS encoding L-lactate dehydrogenase translates to MSHTVRKIGIVGIGNVGKAAATAILHENVADELYISDIDSERAKGEAWDFADSIETNPSRTRVYEVPLEGLVPCDVILVTVTDRSLIATSSRLKLLKGTSAIAYDIVPKLRQAGFNGFYVVATNPCDIITYLFYHLSGLPKNHVIGTGTALDSMRLRRQISKAVGDIDPRSISAYMLGEHGDSQFAAWSHARIGGQSIDDYEAENRARFGKLDRDKIEDAARHFGWEIHKRKGNTQFGIGNQLAFFAKTILNQAHTITPASVILEGEYGQHHVSIGVPIVLGGNGVEEILHFHLNERETKSFNASAKLIRDHIDQTLTDYEETAEK, encoded by the coding sequence ATGAGTCATACAGTCAGAAAAATCGGTATAGTCGGAATTGGAAATGTAGGGAAAGCGGCAGCTACAGCCATTCTTCATGAAAATGTGGCGGACGAACTTTACATTTCTGATATTGACAGTGAGCGGGCTAAAGGCGAAGCGTGGGACTTTGCGGACAGCATTGAAACCAACCCTTCGCGTACGCGGGTTTATGAAGTGCCCCTTGAGGGTCTGGTGCCATGTGATGTCATTCTGGTTACTGTAACAGACAGGTCGCTGATCGCGACCAGTTCGCGGCTTAAACTTCTGAAGGGCACCTCGGCTATTGCCTATGATATCGTGCCGAAACTTCGTCAGGCCGGATTCAACGGTTTTTATGTCGTTGCAACCAATCCGTGTGATATTATTACCTATTTATTCTATCATCTGTCCGGACTGCCAAAGAACCATGTAATCGGAACCGGCACGGCACTTGACAGTATGAGGCTGCGCAGGCAGATTTCCAAAGCAGTCGGCGACATCGATCCGCGCAGCATCAGTGCCTACATGCTGGGCGAACACGGAGACTCACAGTTTGCCGCCTGGTCGCACGCCCGGATTGGCGGCCAGTCCATCGATGATTATGAGGCTGAAAACAGGGCCAGGTTTGGGAAACTTGACCGTGATAAGATTGAAGACGCCGCCCGTCACTTTGGCTGGGAGATTCATAAGCGCAAAGGCAATACACAGTTTGGTATCGGCAACCAGCTCGCTTTCTTTGCTAAAACGATTCTGAATCAGGCCCATACGATTACGCCTGCTTCGGTTATTCTGGAAGGGGAGTACGGGCAGCATCATGTCTCTATCGGTGTTCCGATTGTGCTTGGCGGAAACGGTGTGGAAGAAATCCTTCATTTTCACCTGAACGAAAGAGAGACCAAATCATTCAATGCTTCAGCGAAACTGATCAGGGACCACATTGATCAGACCCTGACCGATTACGAAGAGACAGCTGAAAAATAA
- a CDS encoding NAD(P)-dependent oxidoreductase produces MLDMKGRKAVVAGGGRAAALKIQALLSGGAFVTVISPRKSAELEKWAAAGQIKWLRRAWQEGDARGAFLTFAATDDAELNTEIAGQVGPNQLVHIAGDYEQGDFILPAVLRRGRLTLSVSTGGASPGLARQIRNSLSDQLPEDTETWLEFLFQARRKIREKLHDPESKKKCFQKMMDPAFRQPERQAELLADVDGFIRVCLTDGTF; encoded by the coding sequence ATGCTTGACATGAAAGGGAGAAAAGCGGTTGTTGCCGGAGGCGGACGGGCGGCCGCTTTGAAAATACAGGCGCTCCTGAGCGGGGGCGCATTTGTGACGGTGATCAGTCCGCGGAAATCAGCGGAGCTTGAAAAATGGGCGGCTGCCGGGCAGATCAAATGGTTACGGAGAGCGTGGCAGGAAGGCGATGCCAGAGGTGCTTTCCTGACTTTTGCAGCGACGGATGATGCGGAACTGAATACTGAGATTGCCGGACAGGTAGGGCCAAATCAGCTGGTACATATCGCCGGTGATTATGAACAGGGGGACTTTATCCTGCCGGCGGTTCTGCGTCGAGGCCGGCTCACTCTTTCTGTTTCAACAGGCGGGGCGAGTCCCGGTCTTGCGCGGCAAATCCGCAACAGTCTTTCTGATCAGCTTCCTGAAGATACGGAAACCTGGCTTGAGTTTCTGTTCCAGGCACGCCGCAAGATCAGGGAAAAACTGCACGATCCGGAAAGTAAAAAGAAGTGTTTCCAAAAAATGATGGATCCGGCTTTTCGTCAGCCTGAACGGCAGGCAGAGCTGCTTGCGGATGTCGATGGATTCATCAGAGTCTGTCTGACTGACGGAACATTTTAA
- a CDS encoding sirohydrochlorin chelatase — MLGVLYVSHGTRVKEGLHQANHFLQKCMLQVHVPIQKVCYLELVRPNIQEGIRRCVAAGVRTLLVQPLLLLTAGHAKRDIPGEIDKARKKYRHVHFICGRPFGVDDIIIHLLIERLHEKQQNLPERYAILLVGRGSSDPDTKRDFAAIRRLLLNKGIPSVIVCYMAAASPSFQEGLERVVREKRGQTFVIPYLLFTGVLMKTISRSVREKNEAGAAFVLCRPLGYHPALIQLMKKRIRESLQDVPPHYA; from the coding sequence ATGCTGGGCGTGCTTTATGTCAGCCACGGAACCCGAGTCAAAGAAGGACTCCATCAGGCCAACCATTTTTTACAGAAATGCATGCTGCAGGTTCATGTACCGATTCAAAAAGTCTGTTATCTTGAACTGGTTCGGCCTAATATTCAGGAGGGGATCCGTCGATGTGTGGCAGCCGGAGTGCGTACACTTCTTGTTCAGCCGCTGCTGCTCCTGACGGCGGGACACGCGAAGCGGGATATTCCCGGGGAAATTGATAAGGCCAGAAAGAAGTATCGCCATGTGCATTTTATCTGTGGCCGTCCGTTCGGGGTGGATGATATCATTATCCATCTGTTAATTGAGCGCCTGCATGAAAAACAGCAGAATCTTCCGGAACGCTACGCTATTCTGCTGGTCGGCCGCGGATCAAGTGATCCGGATACAAAACGTGATTTTGCCGCAATCCGGCGACTGCTGCTGAATAAAGGTATCCCGTCCGTCATCGTCTGCTACATGGCAGCCGCATCGCCCTCTTTTCAGGAGGGTCTTGAGCGGGTGGTCCGGGAAAAACGGGGACAGACATTTGTCATCCCCTACCTGCTGTTTACCGGTGTGCTGATGAAAACGATCAGCAGATCTGTTCGCGAAAAGAATGAAGCCGGGGCAGCGTTTGTTCTGTGCCGTCCGCTCGGTTATCATCCGGCTCTGATTCAGTTAATGAAAAAACGCATCAGGGAGTCGCTGCAGGATGTACCTCCCCATTATGCTTGA
- the cobA gene encoding uroporphyrinogen-III C-methyltransferase, protein MGKVYLVGAGPGDPELITVKGLHLIRSADVILYDRLVNEELLDEARPSAERIYCGKLPHAHPLKQEAINHLLVNQARKKKRVVRLKGGDPFVFGRGGEEAAFLAKAGIPFEIVPGVTAGIAAPAYAGIPVTHRDYSSSIAFVTGHAKKGGKETVDWSKLATSVDTLAIYMGVSSLAHITAELIAHGRQPATPVALIEWGTTDHQRTITTSLKEASEEAGRRHLLNPAMIIVGEVVRLRETLKWFEAVRPSVNTAREAY, encoded by the coding sequence ATGGGCAAAGTCTATCTAGTCGGTGCCGGTCCGGGTGATCCGGAACTGATCACCGTGAAAGGGCTGCATCTGATTCGATCTGCAGATGTGATCCTCTATGACCGGCTGGTGAACGAGGAACTGCTTGATGAAGCCAGGCCGTCGGCGGAACGGATTTACTGCGGGAAACTGCCTCATGCGCATCCGCTGAAACAGGAAGCGATTAATCATCTGCTTGTGAATCAGGCCAGAAAGAAAAAAAGAGTGGTACGCCTGAAGGGCGGTGATCCGTTTGTTTTCGGTCGTGGCGGTGAGGAGGCGGCCTTTCTTGCCAAGGCAGGTATCCCGTTTGAAATTGTTCCCGGCGTCACAGCAGGGATCGCCGCGCCGGCTTATGCCGGTATCCCGGTCACTCACCGTGATTATTCCAGTTCGATCGCGTTTGTGACCGGTCATGCGAAAAAAGGTGGGAAAGAGACGGTTGACTGGTCGAAACTGGCGACAAGTGTGGATACGCTGGCGATTTATATGGGCGTCAGCAGCCTCGCCCATATCACTGCGGAGCTGATAGCACACGGCCGTCAGCCCGCAACGCCGGTTGCACTGATTGAATGGGGTACAACCGATCATCAGCGGACGATCACCACGTCATTGAAAGAGGCATCTGAGGAAGCAGGAAGACGGCACCTGCTGAATCCGGCCATGATCATTGTCGGCGAAGTGGTCCGGCTCAGGGAGACATTAAAATGGTTTGAGGCTGTCCGTCCCTCGGTCAATACGGCAAGGGAGGCGTACTAG
- a CDS encoding DUF3906 family protein — translation MELYRFIVTSEEQEIPVVAVAENEESAFRIVDRELDRTFLKKIRVDDIALVEKKRILKNGAGFVLHKRKSFE, via the coding sequence ATGGAATTATATCGTTTTATCGTCACCTCCGAAGAGCAGGAAATCCCGGTGGTCGCTGTTGCGGAAAATGAAGAATCGGCATTCAGGATTGTTGACCGGGAGCTGGATCGAACCTTTCTGAAAAAAATTCGTGTGGATGATATTGCACTCGTGGAAAAGAAAAGAATTCTGAAAAACGGCGCCGGATTTGTTCTGCATAAGAGAAAATCATTTGAATGA
- a CDS encoding nitrite/sulfite reductase yields MAYEKVWAQNERLNKNEINKLKKDGLSIFDDIPKYAKNGFESIPRDQYMYFKFAGLTVQKPQDKGLFMMRVKVPSGVLRSEQAIVLADIGDEFGRGFLDLTTRQAIQYHWIPLEHLPEIFDRLKAVGLTTSEAEGDAPRNIVGNPLAGIDPDELFDTRPIVDRVFHYFQDNPDFSNLPRKYKISINSNVYNVGQAQINDLAFMPATKVIDSKKVSGFHVLVGGGLAARPYLAKKLNVFIHTADEVIKVADAVTRLYRDFGYRKSRARARLKYLIADWGIKKFEEKVLELTGPLTPAGHDETKGWNAGYFYGVHPQKQNGLSYVGVSVPVGRLSADDFRSFARLAGAYGTGELRTANSQNLILPNIPNEKTDQLLADDLFKKFPIHPSHFMGYAVACTGNEFCNLALTNTKDRMREIAQFLDREIDIDVLVRINMVGCTNSCGQRQIADIGIQGLKLRTKDKQLVDAYELFVGGSLKGTGHFNERLKGRIPDYLLPAVLKDFLVYFKEHKGKGESFFSFKNRVGTDFLQHLLNKIMAGHSEEAG; encoded by the coding sequence ATGGCTTATGAAAAAGTCTGGGCTCAGAATGAAAGACTGAATAAAAATGAAATCAATAAGCTGAAAAAAGACGGCCTGTCGATCTTTGACGATATTCCAAAATATGCAAAAAACGGGTTCGAATCAATTCCCAGGGATCAATATATGTATTTTAAATTTGCGGGACTGACTGTACAGAAACCGCAGGACAAAGGGCTTTTTATGATGCGTGTGAAGGTGCCGTCCGGGGTTCTGAGGAGCGAGCAGGCGATCGTTCTGGCAGACATTGGTGATGAATTCGGGCGCGGCTTTCTGGACCTGACCACCCGCCAGGCCATCCAGTACCACTGGATCCCGCTTGAGCACCTTCCGGAAATCTTTGACCGGCTGAAGGCAGTCGGGCTGACGACAAGTGAGGCGGAAGGCGACGCGCCGCGTAATATTGTTGGAAACCCGCTCGCCGGCATTGATCCGGATGAACTTTTTGACACGCGTCCGATTGTTGACCGGGTTTTCCACTACTTTCAGGATAATCCCGATTTTTCCAATCTCCCGCGTAAGTACAAGATATCCATTAATTCGAATGTATATAATGTCGGTCAGGCTCAGATCAACGACCTTGCCTTCATGCCGGCCACTAAAGTGATCGACAGCAAAAAAGTCAGCGGTTTCCATGTCCTGGTCGGGGGCGGGCTTGCTGCCAGACCCTATCTTGCTAAGAAGCTGAATGTCTTTATCCATACGGCAGATGAGGTGATCAAAGTAGCTGATGCCGTAACCAGGCTTTACCGAGACTTTGGCTATCGGAAAAGCCGTGCCCGGGCCCGGCTTAAGTATCTGATCGCCGACTGGGGGATTAAGAAATTTGAGGAGAAAGTTCTGGAGTTAACCGGACCCCTGACCCCGGCCGGCCATGACGAGACCAAAGGATGGAATGCCGGATATTTTTACGGCGTGCATCCTCAGAAACAAAACGGCCTGAGTTATGTCGGCGTCAGCGTGCCGGTCGGTCGCCTTTCAGCAGATGATTTCCGAAGCTTTGCCCGCCTGGCCGGAGCATATGGAACAGGCGAGCTGCGTACAGCCAACTCTCAGAATCTGATTCTGCCTAATATACCGAATGAAAAAACGGATCAATTGCTTGCCGATGATCTTTTCAAAAAGTTTCCGATTCATCCCTCCCACTTTATGGGCTATGCTGTGGCCTGCACGGGGAATGAGTTCTGTAACCTTGCCCTGACCAATACAAAAGACCGGATGCGGGAAATCGCTCAATTTCTGGACAGAGAAATTGATATCGATGTACTGGTGCGTATAAACATGGTTGGCTGCACGAATTCCTGCGGCCAGCGACAGATTGCCGATATCGGTATCCAGGGACTCAAACTGCGCACGAAGGATAAACAGCTGGTCGATGCTTATGAACTGTTTGTCGGCGGGTCGCTGAAAGGGACGGGTCATTTTAATGAACGGCTTAAAGGGCGGATACCCGATTATCTGCTTCCCGCTGTACTGAAGGATTTTCTGGTCTATTTTAAGGAGCATAAGGGAAAAGGCGAGTCGTTTTTCTCTTTTAAAAATCGCGTGGGGACCGATTTTCTTCAGCATCTGCTCAATAAAATTATGGCGGGCCATTCAGAGGAAGCCGGGTGA
- the cysC gene encoding adenylyl-sulfate kinase, protein MAGSENIVWHKTTVTRADREARSGHRGAVVWFTGLSGSGKSTLANRVEAELFKKGIRTYLLDGDNIRSGLNHDLGFTDADRKENIRRISEVAALFVDSNAVVLTAFISPFTSERRAAREKVPEDEFFEIYVKCPLDVCEARDPKGLYRKARDGEIEAFTGISSPYEEPPAPELVVDTSEETLDQSTARVIALLEKNKIIGA, encoded by the coding sequence ATGGCAGGTTCAGAGAATATTGTCTGGCATAAAACGACGGTGACCCGGGCGGACAGAGAAGCAAGGAGCGGACATCGTGGCGCAGTGGTCTGGTTCACCGGACTTTCCGGCTCCGGCAAATCTACGCTCGCCAATCGTGTCGAAGCTGAGCTGTTTAAGAAGGGGATTCGGACGTATCTGCTGGATGGCGACAACATCCGGTCCGGACTGAACCATGATCTCGGATTTACTGATGCTGACCGGAAGGAGAACATTCGCAGAATCAGTGAAGTTGCGGCCCTCTTTGTCGACAGTAATGCCGTTGTTCTGACTGCCTTTATCTCACCGTTTACCTCCGAGCGCAGGGCCGCCCGCGAAAAAGTACCCGAAGATGAATTTTTTGAAATTTATGTCAAGTGTCCGCTTGACGTCTGTGAAGCACGTGATCCCAAGGGACTGTACCGAAAAGCACGTGACGGGGAAATTGAAGCTTTTACCGGTATCAGTTCCCCCTACGAAGAACCGCCGGCCCCGGAACTGGTTGTCGATACCTCAGAAGAGACACTCGATCAAAGCACGGCCCGTGTGATTGCGTTATTAGAAAAGAACAAAATCATCGGTGCGTAA